AAATTGGTTTCTAATTCTTATTGGAATTATTCTATACTCCAGTTTTGGCTATGCTGCATTCTTCGATTCCCCTAAATACCTATTAACGAGCTTACCCTTTATAATGACGTTACTAGTAAGGGAGATCTTTAAAGAAAAAAGCAATCACTTTAAACGATCGTCTAATTCTATTTTAGGCCTTATATACGTTGCCCTACCCATATCCCTTTTAAGCTTCCTAGCCGTAGTTAATGGAGAATATGAATACGAACTAGTACTTGGGTATTTTTTACTCCTATGGGCAAATGATACCGGCGCTTACATTTTTGGTGTTTCGCTTGGTAGAAATAAGCTCTTCGAAAGGATTTCAGCTAAGAAAACATGGGAAGGTACTATTGGAGGTGCCATAACAACTATAGGTGTTGCTTACGGTATACACTCCTATACAAATACTTTAACATTACAAGATTGGATTATCGTTTCTTTAATTGTTGTGGTATGGGGATCTTTAGGAGATCTAGTTGAGTCTTCATTCAAGAGAACAATTAAAGTGAAAGATTCTGGATCGATTC
This window of the Flavobacteriales bacterium genome carries:
- a CDS encoding phosphatidate cytidylyltransferase encodes the protein NWFLILIGIILYSSFGYAAFFDSPKYLLTSLPFIMTLLVREIFKEKSNHFKRSSNSILGLIYVALPISLLSFLAVVNGEYEYELVLGYFLLLWANDTGAYIFGVSLGRNKLFERISAKKTWEGTIGGAITTIGVAYGIHSYTNTLTLQDWIIVSLIVVVWGSLGDLVESSFKRTIKVKDSGSILPGHGGVLDRFDGLLISLPVVVTYLYLFA